A stretch of DNA from Triticum dicoccoides isolate Atlit2015 ecotype Zavitan chromosome 2A, WEW_v2.0, whole genome shotgun sequence:
NNNNNNNNNNNNNNNNNNNNNNNNNNNNNNNNNNNNNNNNNNNNNNNNNNNNNNNNNNNNNNNNNNNNNNNNNNNNNNNNNNNNNNNNNNNNNNNNNNNNNNNNNNNNNNNNNNNNNNNNNNNNNNNNNNNNNNNNNNNNNNNNNNNNNNNNNNNNNNNNNNNNNNNNNNNNNNNNNNNNNNNNNNNNNNNNNNNNNNNNNNNNNNNNNNNNNNNNNNNNNNNNNNNNNNNNNNNNNNNNNNNNNNNNNNNNNNNNNNNNNNNNNNNNNNNNNNNNNNNNNNNNNNNNNNNNNNNNNNNNNNNNNNNNNNNNNNNNNNNNNNNNNNNNNNNNNNNNNNNNNNNNNNNNNNNNNNNNNNNNNNNNNNNNNNNNNNNNNNNNNNNNNNNNNNNNNNNNNNNNNNNNNNNNNNNNNNNNNNNNNNNNNNNNNNNNNNNNNNNNNNNNNNNNNNNNNNNNNNNNNNNNNNNNNNNNNNNNNNNNNNNNNNNNNNNNNNNNNNNNNNNNNNNNNNNNNNNNNNNNNNNNNNNNNNNNNNNNNNNNNNNNNNNNNNNNNNNNNNNNNNNNNNNNNNNNNNNNNNNNNNNNNNNNNNNNNNNNNNNNNNNNNNNNNNNNNNNNNNNNNNNNNNNNNNNNNNNNNNNNNNNNNNNNNNNNNNNNNNNNNNNNNNNNNNNNNNNNNNNNNNNNNNNNNNNNNNNNNNNNNNNNNNNNNNNNNNNNNNNNNNNNNNNNNNNNNNNNNNNNNNNNNNNNNNNNNNNNNNNNNNNNNNNNNNNNNNNNNNNNNNNNNNNNNNNNNNNNNNNNNNNNNNNNNNNNNNNNNNNNNNNNNNNNNNNNNNNNNNNNNNNNNNNNNNNNNNNNNNNNNNNNNNNNNNNNNNNNNNNNNNNNNNNNNNNNNNNNNNNNNNNNNNNNNNNNNNNNNNNNNNNNNNNNNNNNNNNNNNNNNNNNNNNNNNNNNNNNNNNNNNNNNNNNNNNNNNNNNNNNNNNNNNNNNNNNNNNNNNNNNNNNNNNNNNNNNNNNNNNNNNNNNNNNNNNNNNNNNNNNNNNNNNNNNNNNNNNNNNNNNNNNNNNNNNNNNNNNNNNNNNNNNNNNNNNNNNNNNNNNNNNNNNNNNNNNNNNNNNNNNNNNNNNNNNNNNNNNNNNNNNNNNNNNNNNNNNNNNNNNNNNNNNNNNNNNNNNNNNNNNNNNNNNNNNNNNNNNNNNNNNNNNNNNNNNNNNNNNNNNNNNNNNNNNNNNNNNNNNNNNNNNNNNNNNNNNNNNNNNNNNNNNNNNNNNNNNNNNNNNNNNNNNNNNNNNNNNNNNNNNNNNNNNNNNNNNNNNNNNNNNNNNNNNNNNNNNNNNNNNNNNNNNNNNNNNNNNNNNNNNNNNNNNNNNNNNNNNNNNNNNNNNNNNNNNNNNNNNNNNNNNNNNNNNNNNNNNNNNNNNNNNNNNNNNNNNNNNNNNNNNNNNNNNNNNNNNNNNNNNNNNNNNNNNNNNNNNNNNNNNNNNNNNNNNNNNNNNNNNNNNNNNNNNNNNNNNNNNNNNNNNNNNNNNNNNNNNNNNNNNNNNNNNNNNNNNNNNNNNNNNNNNNNNNNNNNNNNNNNNNNNNNNNNNNNNNNNNNNNNNNNNNNNNNNNNNNNNNNNNNNNNNNNNNNNNNNNNNNNNNNNNNNNNNNNNNNNNNNNNNNNNNNNNNNNNNNNNNNNNNNNNNNNNNNNNNNNNNNNNNNNNNNNNNNNNNNNNNNNNNNNNNNNNNNNNNNNNNNNNNNNNNNNNNNNNNNNNNNNNNNNNNNNNNNNNNNNNNNNNNNNNNNNNNNNNNNNNNNNNNNNNNNNNNNNNNNNNNNNNNNNNNNNNNNNNNNNNNNNNNNNNNNNNNNNNNNNNNNNNNNNNNNNNNNNNNNNNNNNNNNNNNNNNNNNNNNNNNNNNNNNNNNNNNNNNNNNNNNNNNNNNNNNNNNNNNNNNNNNNNNNNNNNNNNNNNNNNNNNNNNNNNNNNNNNNNNNNNNNNNNNNNNNNNNNNNNNNNNNNNNNNNNNNNNNNNNNNNNNNNNNNNNNNNNNNNNNNNNNNNNNNNNNNNNNNNNNNNNNNNNNNNNNNNNNNNNNNNNNNNNNNNNNNNNNNNNNNNNNNNNNNNNNNNNNNNNNNNNNNNNNNNNNNNNNNNNNNNNNNNNNNNNNNNNNNNNNNNNNNNNNNNNNNNNNNNNNNNNNNNNNNNNNNNNNNNNNNNNNNNNNNNNNNNNNNNNNNNNNNNNNNNNNNNNNNNNNNNNNNNNNNNNNNNNNNNNNNNNNNNNNNNNNNNNNNNNNNNNNNNNNNNNNNNNNNNNNNNNNNNNNNNNNNNNNNNNNNNNNNNNNNNNNNNNNNNNNNNNNNNNNNNNNNNNNNNNNNNNNNNNNNNNNNNNNNNNNNNNNNNNNNNNNNNNNNNNNNNNNNNNNNNNNNNNNNNNNNNNNNNNNNNNNNNNNNNNNNNNNNNNNNNNNNNNNNNNNNNNNNNNNNNNNNNNNNNNNNNNNNNNNNNNNNNNNNNNNNNNNNNNNNNNNNNNNNNNNNNNNNNNNNNNNNNNNNNNNNNNNNNNNNNNNNNNNNNNNNNNNNNNNNNNNNNNNNNNNNNNNNNNNNNNNNNNNNNNNNNNNNNNNNNNNNNNNNNNNNNNNNNNNNNNNNNNNNNNNNNNNNNNNNNNNNNNNNNNNNNNNNNNNNNNNNNNNNNNNNNNNNNNNNNNNNNNNNNNNNNNNNNNNNNNNNNNNNNNNNNNNNNNNNNNNNNNNNNNNNNNNNNNNNNNNNNNNNNNNNNNNNNNNNNNNNNNNNNNNNNNNNNNNNNNNNNNNNNNNNNNNNNNNNNNNNNNNNNNNNNNNNNNNNNNNNNNNNNNNNNNNNNNNNNNNNNNNNNNNNNNNNNNNNNNNNNNNNNNNNNNNNNNNNNNNNNNNNNNNNNNNNNNNNNNNNNNNNNNNNNNNNNNNNNNNNNNNNNNNNNNNNNNNNNNNNNNNNNNNNNNNNNNNNNNNNNNNNNNNNNNNNNNNNNNNNNNNNNNNNNNNNNNNNNNNNcggtgttgctggacttgttttaacctgtcgaatcatcttgttgtaccgagataccgagtctgatcggtgtgtcttgggtggaggtctattccttcgttgaccgtgagagcttgtcatgggctaagttgggactcccctgcagggattgatctttcgaaagccgtgcccgcggttatgggcagatgggaatttgttaatgtccggttgtagatgacttgaattaaacttaattaaaacgaatcaatcgtgtgtgttaccgtgatggccccttctcggcggagtccgggaagtggacacggtgttggagttatgcttgcgcaggatgttcctttagcttctcgctcgtgcttcgccttctcttctcgctctcttttgcgtgtaagttagccaccacatatgctagtcgcttgctgcagctccacatatttttttgCCTtacccattcctatgagcttaaatagttttgatcgcgtgggtgtgagattgctgagtccctgtggctcacagatactacaactccagatgcaggttcaggtgtttctgctccagttgacgattacgagcttcagtgggagttcgacgaggactctcagcgttactacgtatcttttccggatgatcagtagtggtgcctagttggggttatcgattcaggaccttgtcgcatgttgggggtcttttccattttggcgccgtagtcgggccatgagtgcttgtttgatggatgttatttatatactctgatgtgacgtggcgagtgtaaaccaactatgttatctcccccttttattatatattacatgggatgttgtaatgattgcctgacttgcgacattgctttcaatgcggttatgcctctaagtcgtgcctcgacacgtgggagttatagccgcatcgagggcgttataactaCGCTACTTTGTTAGCCGAATAAGGCCTTTTTTGGTCATAGAATAGAATTATCGCAGGAATAGAaattttgtaggaaatgagatggcatgtatctcaaatcctatgagtaggaataggaaacgagatgtcatttgattgacaccaaaggaatttttccattgagtctaggctaatttttattttcctatgaaatgtggaggataggaaccaatcataTGTAAGAataggaatctattcctatgaaccaagtggctctaaaggaaaaaatcctataaaaatcttaTCCTCTAGAATTTCTATGAAATTCCTTCAAACCAAAGAAGGTTGGTCGGCCAAAGCCGAGGGAACCAAGTCTTTGTGGCACgtcggacgaaggtcatccccaagTCGTGACATGTCATCTTCATTCAAGTTGTCATGGGAAGAATAACACTGTTGCAAGCCGCCACCCGCACACGGCACTCCAAGACACCCACATACTCTACACAAGCAGTTGATGTTGTTCAAGAGAGTGCCAAGCAGCAGCCACCACAACCTAACATCGCCGGAACTCAAGTCCAACGTTGAGGATTTAAGTACCACCGGCCCTATGATTAAGATTCTTCAAAAGCAACACCTCCAGAAAAGAAACAACGCCCAAGGGTCGTGGTTGTTCGGTTCAGCGACCGAATGTCTGGTCTTCGGTTAATTTTTTGCGATGTTAATTCCGACTAGCAAAAGACCGTGTGCATTGCAACAGGAGAGAAAATAACACACGCTTTTAAACCAATAATCATGACTCAAGTCCCTAATAGGTTCATGTCTTTTATTTTTCACATGGCATTACATTTGTGTTGCCGATGATGGCCTCAGTGCTCACGCACGAAAACACATTTGAATGTGCTCAGTCCTaaggcatctctctctctctctctctctctctctctctctctctctctctctctctctcgcgcgcgcgcgcgcattTTTCCCTGCGAGGTTTCTCAGAGGTGTGCATGCTTGGTTATCGATGTTTCCTTTCCTCCCAATATGGTTTTAACAGGTGTTTATTTACAATTTGGATCATCGCCGGTATGAAAGAAAAACGGAACGTGCACTATAGATTATGTTTGcaccaaaacaatattttagaaatatttaacagctaaatagtactccctccatccggaaatacttgtcggagaaatggatgtatctagacatattttagttctaactACATTCGTTTCATCCATTTcagtgacaagtatttccggacggagggagtatcatatttagattctacacattttttaatcaaatttcatatataacatgttaaatttgaaGTTACAGTTTAAAGGATATGGATAATTTTATGTTAAATAAGCTGCGGATTGATTAACTGAAATGTTAAACTAAAAAAGATTCGTCTGACTTAAATATGAATGACGGGTTATTACCTGAAATGTCAGGGGATTTTTTAAGAAAATGTTAAAAACAGTTTAGTTGTGACTTAAACGTGTATTGTGGGTTAATTTACAGAGAACATAGGGGATCTTTATAAAATGGTGTGACGGTGAACCGACGgaagcactccgtgctttattTGTAGAGATAAGATATATAgacatagatatagatagatatagatatagatatagattgaaAGGACGATTTAACCGAACAAATGCCAAATGCCACCAGATAAAGCTATCCATCATGCAATGCAAGTGCTAATGGATATCAATGACACGCTGAGCAGCATCAACGGGCCAAGAGATGTCATGTCAACGTTTACCCGATTGATCCAATCTTGAAACAATTCTCTTGAAATTTTGTCCAAACAATCCATCAATGAGCACCACGATTCCGTGACACGTATATTACCACGTTGATCAGATACATCTTCTATGGTACATTAGCAACAGTTGGGTGACTTTTGGCTCACTAGTTCATCTCCACCACTTTCGCCTTGTCTTTTGTGGCCGTGTCTTGGGCTTCGACGGCCGTGTCCGTCATGCCGAAAAGCTTCCCTATCTCCTCGAGCGGCAGGCCACGCGTCTCCGCAATGAAGGTGAAGAAGAAAATCCATCCTATCGCTGCGATGCCGGCGTACAGGAAGAAACTGCCGCCGATGGTGATGGCCTTGGACAGGGACAGGAAGGACATGGAGACCGCGGCGCTGGTCACGCGGTTGCATGACGCGCCGAGCGCGAAGcccagcgcgcgcacccgcagcggGAAGACCTCCGAGGTGTACACGCTGGTGAGGGGCCCGAGGCCGATGGAGAAGAAGGACACGTATGCCAAGATGGACACGATGCACAGGCCGATGGCCCACGGGACCTTGGCGTCCGGGTGCCGACCCACGACGGTGAGGCCCGTCCCAAGGCCGATGAGACAGGCGAGCATGCCGGCCGTGCTGGTCAGCAGCAGCGGCCGCCGGCCGACGCGGTCGAGCTGGAACGTGGCCACCAGGATGAAGAGCGTCTTCATGACCCCCATGGCGCATGTGGCCCCGAGCAGGTGGTTGTCGCCGGTGATGCCCGCGCTCTGGAACACGCGTGGGCTGTACAGCACGACGGAGTCGGAGCCCGTCGCCTGCTGGAAGAAATGGATGCCGAGCGCCGCGAGCAGTATGCGCCGCATGGCTGGGTTCGGCGAAAAGATGAGCTCCTTCCACACCTGCTTCTCCTGGCCGCCTTTTGTCTTATGCATGACGACCACGTCGCCGTCAAGGTCCCTAGGGATGCCGGCGGCAGCCTTGATCTGGTCAAGGCGCTCCACAGCCTCCTCAGGCGTGTCGGAGGTCTTGGCCAGCACGGCCCTGGCGTCCGCGAGGCGGCCTTTCATGACGAGCCAGCGGGGCgactccggcatgccgaacaccatgaGCGCGAGCAGGGCGGACGGGACGGCGCCGATGCCGAGCATGACGCGCCAGCTAAGGTGGAGCGGGAGGCGCGCGAAGGCGTAGTTGGAGACGTAGCCAAGGAGGATGCCCACATTGATGAACACCTCGGTGAAAGACGTGAGGAAGCCGCGGGCCGACGCGGGCGACACCTCGGCCGTGTACACGGGCGCGACCATGATGGCGTAGCCCACGCCGATGCCGGTGACGAAGCGGCCGACCATGAGCATGGCGTAGTTGACCGCGAAGCCCATGAGCAAGGAGCCGGTGGTGAAGATGGCGGCCGCGAAGACGACGGTGACGCGGCGGCCGACCCAGTCGGACGTCCTCGCGCCGAGGAAGGACCCGATGAGCGCGTACACGCTGAGGATGCCCATCATGATCTCCAGCTGCACGTCCGTGATCTGCAGGTCCCTCTTGATGTACAGCGACGCACCGCTCATCACCCCAACGTCTGGGCAGTCGGAACAGAGTTATGCATgccccaaggaagaagaagatgcgtaCTCTATCTGACATACGGGAAGGAAACAAAGCATGTGTGTACCGTAGCCAAGGACGATGGTGGCCTTGGCTGGACTGCCCCCGCCTCCGAGAGCGCAGCAGAAGCCATCCCCGATCCTTCTTCCTTGCCCTCCGCTCCTCGTC
This window harbors:
- the LOC119353987 gene encoding putative polyol transporter 1, with amino-acid sequence MSGASLYIKRDLQITDVQLEIMMGILSVYALIGSFLGARTSDWVGRRVTVVFAAAIFTTGSLLMGFAVNYAMLMVGRFVTGIGVGYAIMVAPVYTAEVSPASARGFLTSFTEVFINVGILLGYVSNYAFARLPLHLSWRVMLGIGAVPSALLALMVFGMPESPRWLVMKGRLADARAVLAKTSDTPEEAVERLDQIKAAAGIPRDLDGDVVVMHKTKGGQEKQVWKELIFSPNPAMRRILLAALGIHFFQQATGSDSVVLYSPRVFQSAGITGDNHLLGATCAMGVMKTLFILVATFQLDRVGRRPLLLTSTAGMLACLIGLGTGLTVVGRHPDAKVPWAIGLCIVSILAYVSFFSIGLGPLTSVYTSEVFPLRVRALGFALGASCNRVTSAAVSMSFLSLSKAITIGGSFFLYAGIAAIGWIFFFTFIAETRGLPLEEIGKLFGMTDTAVEAQDTATKDKAKVVEMN